One genomic segment of Petrotoga sp. 9PW.55.5.1 includes these proteins:
- a CDS encoding respiratory chain complex I subunit 1 family protein: MSYLIAFSIIIIGFLWQVSLDGVQRKVTAKVHRRVGPPWYQAFMDIFKTLSKSSISHGFIYDFGVMMALGGTIATLMFLPFGNIVAFEGLDNFFVIVYLLAVGSLGMAMSASGSGNAWAGIGIMRALTQMLAYEVPFMIVVFGMIHAYGTSSLSELAHVQQMNGILGWHIFTMPLGAIVAFISLLGMLTKVPFDTPIAPAEIASGPMVEYGGKHFGMLILQHEFATLVEVGLFVNLFLGGGNLLEYLIKYFLVYTLVTLIYSVSARFRVENVVTYFYRVPIILSLVQTAIVIFTGLGVNV, from the coding sequence ATGAGTTATTTGATAGCATTTTCAATAATTATCATAGGATTTCTGTGGCAAGTATCTCTAGATGGTGTTCAGAGAAAAGTCACAGCTAAAGTTCATAGAAGAGTGGGACCACCATGGTACCAAGCGTTTATGGATATATTTAAAACGTTATCAAAATCATCGATATCTCATGGTTTTATATATGATTTCGGAGTTATGATGGCTTTAGGTGGAACAATAGCCACTTTGATGTTTTTGCCTTTTGGAAATATAGTAGCGTTTGAAGGCTTGGATAATTTCTTTGTGATTGTTTATCTACTTGCTGTTGGATCATTAGGTATGGCAATGAGTGCTTCTGGATCGGGAAACGCATGGGCGGGTATAGGCATAATGAGGGCATTAACTCAAATGCTTGCCTATGAAGTTCCTTTCATGATTGTAGTATTTGGGATGATTCACGCTTATGGCACTTCTTCTTTAAGTGAATTAGCCCATGTACAACAAATGAATGGAATTTTAGGATGGCATATCTTTACCATGCCCCTTGGTGCAATAGTTGCTTTTATCTCTCTTTTGGGAATGTTAACTAAAGTGCCGTTTGATACACCTATTGCACCTGCAGAAATAGCTTCAGGACCAATGGTTGAGTATGGAGGAAAACATTTTGGTATGTTGATTTTACAACATGAATTTGCTACTTTAGTAGAAGTAGGATTATTTGTGAACCTATTTTTAGGTGGAGGGAACTTATTGGAATATCTAATAAAATATTTTTTGGTCTATACATTAGTAACTTTAATATACAGTGTATCAGCTCGCTTTAGAGTAGAAAACGTAGTTACATATTTCTACAGAGTGCCAATCATTCTTTCTCTTGTTCAGACTGCAATAGTAATTTTTACAGGACTGGGGGTGAACGTATGA